In Gossypium hirsutum isolate 1008001.06 chromosome D06, Gossypium_hirsutum_v2.1, whole genome shotgun sequence, one genomic interval encodes:
- the LOC107900180 gene encoding abnormal spindle-like microcephaly-associated protein homolog isoform X3: MEEEPLTSSSSFLFKDISNFKTPNRPSKPPIFHSPCPQYFTASKQTPRTSSSFRHRSRPSFAPSSSRSRSKAAAAAKLKAFELQQSQSARKEELKKEQSLKSLSKSLTVWLNFLFQNPKSCGCDLSINGRDDSNVVRVDSTWRSPKRMRELWWRGDESEENIAADISSSKYSILRSSLKEVCSFDDLKLRMRVYLSLGNCKEILNAMTQVVKNIDEGRLKMKAHCPIVTDVRMKENATKILMSYNPIWLRIGLYIIFGGDSLLSSDGDNSFMQDISFLKMVIEKQFFSHPGLAKAYAYNKKVEGLYRPGYYENLGNVILKRILLLVLILDRAKSQTTLPLKYGIDGVDGGSPLLFTVSSGIKSSRQVLNDFLSSDVMHGEGNLLAHLVIVGYKVSHQQSALVEFDFQVSDLFLDFQDGVRLCRVIQLLRHDPSILMKIVVPSDTQKKNLANCGVALEYLKQAGVMLCDEDGLRITGDDVASGDKELTLSLLWNIFVHLQLPLLIDKTTIADEISKIGGFNMDSLNVINSTLMGILLNWIQAICGKYDLKIDGFSSLDNGKAIWCLLDYYFRRELSCSCSCSNKDSHEPRGEKSIMSATDYTDAVHNFILSQKLTTLLGNFPEVLQISDLLEHNGTVSVQSVVILLVFLLSQLIVKKNVLNFHKLLGCGCQSLERRHSLTRRQSANSDTILHNKERDIDITKDAAKKFKAIQAWWRNMTEQNYKSSVRSATSISDCSTAQKTSFDILRENAATIIQSRYRRLKERRNFLKMMKAICLVQTVVRTWLTVKKNTKINKFCSASGQEFRSEELKRVATLIVERHNFVNLRSVLPTQQAAKIYIAQRRDASCLDPVKAAIVIQKYVRGWMVRSYHILGLACTENASLKCQVKGLNNSEIEAATRIQIAWKNFLHRSLHKRTYAATKIQSYYRGWRLRMRFMKQKQAITKIQSNFRRLKCWRAFQNAWKEFICRTLQNQTLAATRIQSHFRGWQLRRNFMKKKQAIIKIQSHFRGWQLRRNCMKKKQAIIKIQSNFRLQKCLRAFQQYKNANRSAIIIQSFVRGWMARREARRYRFLVVMIQSHWKGYVARKESRGQLKDLRLRMVESAKNVDDGKRIINRLLSALSVLLSMKSISGILHHCETLDMATAHSQKCCEELVAAGAIGILLKQIQSASRSIPDQQVLKHALSTLRNLARYPHLAEVLIDTPPSVEIILWKMLRNKEEGYFIASEILKKICSNPKGVKAVHKFPALLKRLHTLVEELTRKLNTEKRNPRTVVLKENTDRRWKEAVQLLRLITNGYRIQ, translated from the exons atgGAGGAAGAACCTCTTACTTCGTcttcttctttccttttcaaaGACATTTCCAACTTCAAGACCCCCAATCGCCCTTCCAAGCCTCCCATTTTCCACTCACCATGTCCTCAGTACTTCACTGCTTCCAAGCAAACCCCGAGGACTTCTTCGTCATTTCGTCACCGTTCTCGACCTTCCTTTGCTCCTTCCTCTTCCCGCTCCAGATCCAAAGCCGCTGCCGCAGCCAAGCTCAAAGCCTTCGAGCTGCAGCAATCTCAGTCGGCTCGCAAGGAAGAGCTCAAGAAAGAACAATCGCTCAAGTCATTGTCCAAATCTCTCACCGTTTGGTTGAATTTCCTCTTCCAGAATCCCAAGTCTTGTGGATGTGATCTCTCCATTAATGGCCGCGACGATAGCAATGTTGTTCGAGTGGATAGTACCTGGAGAAGCCCCAAAAGGATGAGGGAGTTGTGGTGGAGAGGGGATGAATCAGAGGAAAACATAGCCGCGGATATTTCCAGCTCCAAGTATTCGATTTTGAGGTCTTCCTTGAAGGAAGTTTGTAGTTTCGATGATTTGAAGCTGCGGATGCGGGTTTATTTGAGTTTGGGAAATTGCAAGGAGATTCTCAATGCCATGACTCAAGTCGTTAAG AATATAGATGAAGGGAGGCTAAAAATGAAGGCACATTGCCCTATAGTTACTGATGTTAGAATGAAGGAAAATGCTACTAAAATTCTGATGTCTTACAACCCTATTTGGCTCCGTATCGGGTTGTATATTATTTTTGGCGGTGATTCCCTGTTATCATCTGATGGAGATAATAGTTTCATGCAAGATATTTCATTTTTGAAGATGGTTATAGAAAAGCAGTTTTTCTCGCACCCTGGGCTCGCAAAGGCTTATGCTTATAACAAGAAGGTCGAAGGCTTATACAGACCGGGATACTATGAGAATTTGGGGAATGTTATATTGAAGAGAATTTTGTTGCTTGTTCTTATCCTTGATCGAGCTAAATCTCAGACCACTCTTCCTCTTAAGTACGGTATTGATGGAGTGGATGGAGGTTCTCCTCTTCTGTTCACAGTTTCATCTGGTATAAAATCAAGTCGTCAAGTCCTTAATG ATTTTCTGTCATCTGATGTTATGCACGGAGAAGGTAATCTTCTCGCACATCTAGTGATTGTAGGTTACAAAGTTTCTCATCAGCAG TCTGCCCTTGTTGAGTTCGATTTCCAAGTATCAGATTTATTCTTGGATTTTCAAGACGGGGTGCGGCTCTGTAGAGTAATTCAACTTTTGCGACATGACCCCTCTATCCTCATG AAAATAGTAGTTCCTTCAGATACGCAGAAAAAGAATTTGGCCAATTGTGGTGTTGCCCTGGAATATTTGAAACAGGCTGGTGTCATGCTATGTGATGAAGACGGATTGAGGATTACAGGAGATGATGTTGCTAGTGGGGATAAGGAACTCACTCTATCCTTGCTGTGGAATATATTTGTTCACTTACAG CTGCCTCTTCTGATTGATAAAACAACTATTGCTGATGAGATATCCAAAATAGGTGGCTTTAATATG GATAGCTTGAATGTAATCAATTCCACTCTTATGGGAATACTTTTAAACTGGATCCAG GCAATTTGTGGAAAGTATGATCTTAAGATTGACGGCTTTTCTTCTCTGGATAATGGAAAAGCCATATGGTGTTTGCTTGATTATTACTTCCGCAGAGAACTGtcttgttcttgttcttgttcTAACAAG GATTCTCATGAACCAAGAGGTGAAAAATCAATCATGTCTGCTACTGATTACACAGATGCAGTTCACAATTTTATATTATCACAGAAGCTGACAACATTGTTGGGAAATTTTCCTGAG GTTCTGCAAATAAGCGACTTACTTGAGCATAATGGAACAGTCAGTGTTCAGAGTGTAGTAATTTTGCTCGTTTTCCTGTTGTCCCAGCTTATTGTCAAGAAAAATGTG TTGAATTTCCATAAACTACTGGGTTGCGGTTGCCAAAGTCTAGAGAGGAGGCATTCATTAACTCGAAGACAGTCAGCAAATTCAGATACCATTCTGCACAATAAGGAAAGAGACATAGATATCACTAAAG ATGCTGCTAAAAAGTTTAAGGCCATTCAGGCTTGGTGGCGAAATATGACAGAACAAAACTACAAGAGTTCTGTAAGATCCGCCACTTCTATTTCGGATTGTTCCACTGCTCAGAAGACAAGCTTTGACATTTTAAGAG AAAATGCTGCAACAATCATACAGTCTCGCTATAGACGACTGAAAGAGCGTCGCAATTTTCTGAAGATGATGAAAGCAATCTGTTTAGTCCAAACTGTTGTACGGACATGGTTGACCGTAAAGAAAAATACAAAGATCAACAAATTCTGTTCTGCCAGTGGTCAGGAATTTCGATCTG AAGAACTCAAGAGAGTTGCAACGCTTATTGTTGAGAGACACAATTTTGTTAATTTAAGATCAGTGTTGCCCACACAGCAAGCTGCAAAGATTTATATAGCTCAAAGACGTGATGCATCCTGTCTTGACCCTGTCAAAGCTGCCATTGTAATTCAAAAATATGTTCGTGGTTGGATGGTGAGGTCATACCACATTCTTGGTCTTGCTTGCACTGAGAATGCATCTCTTAAGTGCCAAGTCAAGGGTCTAAATAATAGTGAAATAGAAGCGGCAACCAGGATTCAGATTGCATGGAAGAATTTTCTTCACAGATCTCTACACAAACGAACTTACGCTGCAACTAAAATTCAGAGCTATTATCGCGGTTGGAGGTTGAGGATGAGGTTTATGAAGCAGAAGCAAgcaataacaaaaattcaaagtaaTTTCCGACGGCTAAAATGTTGGAGGGCCTTTCAGAATGCTTGGAAGGAATTTATCTGTAGAACTCTTCAGAATCAGACCTTAGCTGCAACCAGAATTCAGAGTCATTTCCGTGGTTGGCAGTTAAGAAGGAATTTTATGAAGAAGAAGCAAGCAATAATTAAAATTCAGAGTCATTTCCGTGGTTGGCAGTTAAGAAGGAATTGTATGAAGAAAAAGCAAGCAATAATTAAAATTCAGAGCAATTTCCGACTGCAAAAATGCTTGAGAGCTTTTCAACAATATAAAAATGCCAACAGATCAGCGATCATCATTCAATCTTTTGTGCGTGGATGGATGGCAAGGAGAGAAGCTCGGAGATATAGGTTTCTTGTTGTTATGATCCAA TCTCATTGGAAAGGTTATGTTGCCCGGAAAGAATCGAGAGGGCAGCTAAAGGATTTACGCTTGAGAATGGTGGAGTCTGCTAAGAACGTTGATGATGGCAAACGTATTATTAACAGGCTTTTATCAGCACTTTCAGTACTACTAAGCATGAAAAGCATCAGTGGCATTCTTCACCATTGTGAGACCCTGG ATATGGCAACAGCCCATTCTCAGAAATGCTGTGAAGAACTTGTGGCCGCGGGTGCAATCGGCATTCTACTGAAACAGATTCAGTCAGCCAGTCGAAGCATCCCTGATCAGCAGGTTCTAAAGCATGCACTCTCAACCCTCAGAAACTTAGCCCGATATCCCCATTTGGCCGAAGTGTTAATCGACACTCCTCCATCAGTAGAGATAATCTTATGGAAGATGCTCAG GAACAAGGAAGAAGGTTACTTTATTGCTTCCGAGATCTTGAAGAAGATATGTTCAAATCCGAAAGGTGTGAAAGCTGTACACAAGTTTCCTGCTCTTTTGAAGAGACTACACACTCTCGTTGAAGAACTTACAAGGAAATTAAACACTGAAAAAAG AAATCCTCGTACTGTTGTCCTAAAAGAGAACACAGATAGAAGATGGAAGGAGGCAGTCCAACTTCTTAGACTGATAACAAATGGTTATCGAATCCAGTAA